Genomic window (Polaromonas sp. JS666):
TGTCCGCCAAGAACGAGAACTGGCGCAAGGTGTATGCGGACTACGCCAAGTTCCGCGGCGACCAGAACCTGTGGTTCCGCTTCACCGAAGCAACGTTTGACCGTTTCATGCAGGGCCAGAAGATGTAGCACAGTGTCGCGCTTTGAGTCGTCGAAAAACCGCAGCAAGCTGCGGTTTTTTTATGAGCGTCTACGGGTAAAAACCGGGGTCCGATGATTTTTAAACTGACAAAATGTCGAGGCTTCGCCTGATCGTTACAAGTTGTCTTGCAATGTCTTGACCTCCTGAGCGCGGTTCTGGCGAATCAAGGTCTAGCAAAACATTACATAACGTTCTAGGAGAGACTTCATGGATCGTCGTTCCCTTATCAAAAATGCCGGTATTGCCGGTGTGCTGGCAGCCGGTGTCGCGCCCGCAGTGCACGCGCAGGCTGCCATTCGCTGGCGGCTGGCTTCGAGCTTCCCCAAAGCGCTGGACACTATTTTTGGCGCAGCCGACATCTTCGCCAAACAGGTCAAGGCCATGTCGGGCGGCAAGTTTGAAATCTCGGTGCATGCCGCTGGCGAATTGATGCCGGCTTTTGGCGTGGTCGATGGCGTACAGCAGGGCTCCATTGAATGCGCCCACACAGCGCCTTACTATTTCTTTGGCAAGGACGAAACCTTTGCGCTGGGCTGCGCCATTCCCTTCGGCCTGAACAGCCGCCAGATGACGGCCTGGATGTACGAGGGCAACGGCATGAAGCTGATGCGCGAGTTCTACGCCAAATTCAACATTATCAATTTCCCTGGTGGCAATACCGGCGCCCAGATGGGTGGCTGGTACCGCAAGGAAATCAAGTCGCTCAAGGACATCAAGGGCATGAAAATGCGCATCGGTGGCTTCGGCGGAAAAGTGCTTGAGCGCATTGGCGGCGTGCCCCAGAACATTCCTGGAGGCGAGATTTATGCCGCGCTGGAAAAAGGAACGATCGACGCCGCCGAATGGGTGGGTCCGTACGATGACCAGAAGCTGGGCTTCAACAAGGTGGCGCCCAACTATTACTACCCAGGCTGGTGGGAAGGTGGTCCCCAGTTGGACTTCTTCATCAACAACAAGGCATTTGAAGCACTGTCCCCGGAAAACAAGGCGATTGTGGAAGCAGCGGCAGCCCAGGCCCACTCTGACATGCAGGCCAAGTACGATGCCCGCAACCCTGTTGCGCTCAAGCAATTGGTGGGTGCTGGTACCAAGTTGCGCCCCTTCCCCAAGGATGTGCTGAACGCCGCTTTCAAGGAGTCCATGGCGCTGTACAGCGAGTTGTCGGCCAAGAACGAGAACTGGCGCAAGGTCTACGCTGACTTTTCGAAGTTCCGTGCCGAGCAGCACCTGTGGTTCCGTTTCACCGAGGGCACGTTTGACCGCTTCATGCAGGAACAAAAACTGTAATTGAAGACTCCGGCCTGAGACTCCGGCCCTTTTTAAAAAACCGCATTTCGATGCGGTTTTTTTATGGGAAATTTGTCTGCGGGCGGCGACCATTTCGCGTGGAAAAGATATGTTCAAATAGGTTTCCCGCTATCCGTGGAGTTGGAAAAAAGCGGGTCATGAATCCGCGTGATTTCTATCGGGTGAGGCGGAAATGAGGCAGAAAAAACTGTTTTATTGTTAGTTGACACATTCCCCAGGAGTACAAAATGGATCGTCGCTCACTCATCAAAAACGCTGGTATCGCCGGTGTGCTGGCAGCCGGCGCCGCACCCGCGGTGCACGCGCAGGCCGCCATTCGCTGGCGCCTGGCTTCGAGCTTCCCGAAGTCCCTGGACACGCTGTTCGGCGGCGCCGAGACCTTTGCCAAAGCCGTGCGCACCATGTCCGGCGGCAAGTTTGAAATCTCCACCCACGCCGCCGGCGAGCTGATGCCTGCTTTTGGCGTGGTGGATGGCGTGCAGCAGGGTTCGGTGGAAATGGCCCAAACCGCGCCTTATTACTTTTTCGGCAAGGACGAAACCTTCACGCTGGGTTGCGCGATTCCCTTTGGTCTGAACAGCCGCCAGCTCACAGCCTGGATGTACGAAGGCAACGGCCTGAAGCTGATGCGTGAGTTCTACGCCAAATACAACATCGTCAATTTCCCCGGCGGCAATACCGGCGCCCAGATGGGCGGCTGGTTCCGCAAGGAGGTCAAGAGTGTCAAGGACCTGAAGGGCCTGAAGTTCCGCATCGGCGGCTTCGCCGGCAAGGTCATGGAGCGCATGGGTGTGGTGCCGCAGAACATTCCGGGCGGTGAAATCTACACCTCGCTTGAAAAGGGCACCATTGACGCGGCCGAATGGGTCGGCCCCTACGATGACCAGAAGCTAGGCTTTGTGAAGGTCGCCCCGTTCTACTACTATCCCGGTTTCTGGGAAGGCTCTGCGCAACTGGATTTCTTCATCAACCAGAAGGCCTGGGACAGCCTGTCGGCCGAAAACAAGGGCATTGTCGAGGCCGCGTGCTCGCAGGCCCACGTTGACATCCAGGCCAAGTACGACGCCCGCAATCCGCTTGCGCTGAAACAGCTGGTCGCCAGTGGCGCCAAGTTGCGGCCCTTCCCGACCGATATGATGAACGAGGCGTTCAAGCATTCCATGGCGATCTACCAGGAAACCTCGGCCAAGAACGAGAGCTTCAAGAAGATTTACGCCGACCTGTCCAAGTTCCGTGCTGACCAGAACCTGTGGTTCCGCTTCACGGAAGGCACCTTCGACCGCTTCATGCAGGCGCAAAAGCTCTGAGGCTTTCCCGCTCGCCCTCCCGCAAGTCAAGGCCGCCTTCGGGCGGCTTTTTCATGGGCGGTTGCGGAATGCCTTGAGTTCTGCAATCAGGCGTTCGAACTGGGCAATCATCTGTGGGTCAGCGGCGTAGAACACCTCGAACTTGCCCATCAGGGTACGCACATACAGCCGCGGTGCGATCAGCCAGTCCAGGCCAGGCACCCGGATCAGTTTGCCGAAGGCCAGCTCGCGTAATTCCATCTTTTTGTTCCAGATCCACGTCTGCTGCAGCATCTGCCCGTCCAGCCGGGTGACGCTGCGCATGATGCACCACCAGGTGTAGAACATCATCGCCATCGCCGCCAGCACCCAGACAAGCATGGAGGCTGCGCCGCCGCTCACCTTGCCGCCCCACCACAGCTGCGCAAACCAGCCCGCGGTACCGAACACCACGGCGCTGGCCAACAGCTTGAACAGTCGGGAGAAGGCGGGACCCTCGATCGCGGGGGGGCCGGAGGGGGTGAAGCGAAAGGGCGGCGGCCCCAGCGCTTCAAGAGGTATGTCGTTCATTTCTTGTTGAACAGATCGTCGATCTTCTTCTGCTCGTCGTCGGCATTCTGCGTGTCGCGCTGTCCCTGCGTTTCGCCCGGATTGAGCTCGGCAGGCTTGTCATCGATGGCTTCAGCGGGCATCTCGATCTTCACCTTGTCGATGTCGATCTTTTCCTCTTTGTCGAGAAACACGGTGACGGTTTGCGGCACGAAAATCACAATCGTCACGAGCACCAGCTGCATCGCCACCCAGGGAATGGCGCCGAGGTAGATATCGCTGGACTTGATGGCCTGGGGGATGCGGCCTTCCTTGAACAGCGTGTCGGCAATCCCGCGCAGGTAAAACAGCGCAAAGCCGAACGGCGGGTGCATGAAGCTGGTCTGCATGTTCACGCACAGCAACACGCCAAACCAGATCAGGTCAATGCCCAGCTTGTCGGCCACCGGCCCCAGCATGGGCAGGATGATGAAGGCGATCTCGAAGAAGTCGAGGAAGAAGGCCAGGAAGAAAATAAAGAGGTTGACCGCGATCAGGAAGCCCGTCTGTCCGCCGGGCAGGCCGCTGAGCATGTGTTCCACCCATTTGGCGCCGTCCACTCCCTGAAACACCATGGAAAAGACGCGAGCGCCGATCAGGATAAACACCACCATGGCGGTCAGCCGCATGGTACCGACCATGGCCTCCCAGATCAGCGCGCGGGTCAGTCGCTTATGCATGGCCGCCAGGATCAGCGCACCCACCACGCCCATGGCGCCGGCTTCCGTAGGAGTAGCGATGGCGGTGTTGATTCCTGGCAGACCGCCCATGGAACCCAGCACGGCGAAAATGAGAATTGCAGAGGGGATGATGCCGCGCAGGCATTTGGCCCACAGGGGCCAGCCGTTCAGGGTACGGGCATCTTTGGGCACGCCTGGCACATGATGGGGTTTGAAGACACCCAGCATGAAGGTATAGCCGGCAAAAATCAGCACCTGCAGGATGGACGGGCCCCAAGCCCCTTTGTACATGTCGCCGACGGAGCGGCCGAGCTGGTCGGCCATGACAATCAGCACCAGCGAGGGCGGCACCAGCTGGGTGATGGTGCCGGAGGCGGCCAGCACACCGGTGGCATAACGCATGTTGTAGCCGTAGCGGATCATCACGGGCAGCGAGATCAACGCCATGGCAATCACCTGGCCGGCGACCGTGCCGGTGATGGCGCCCAGGATGAAGCCGACAATAATGACCGAGTAGCCCAGCCCGCCCTTGGCCGGGCCAAACAGCTGGCCCATGGAGTCAAGCATGTCTTCCGCCAGCCCGCACTTCTCCAGGATGGCGCCCATGAAGGTGAAGAAGGGAATGGCCAGCAGCAACTCGTTCGACAGGATGCCGAACATGTTGAGCGGCAGGTTGGACATGAAGCTGGCCGGGAACCAGCCCATCTGAATGGCCAGGAAGCCTGAACCCAGCCCAAGTGCGGCTAGCGAGAAGGCGACCGGGAAGCCGATCAGCATGATCAGCACGAGGCCCGCGAACATGATCGGGGCAAAATTTTCCATCTGCATTTGGTGGTCCTGAGAGTATTTTTTTTCTGGATGAACGATGGAGCGGGTTATTGAACCGGCCTTTCGTAGTGGGTGTCCATCTCGAACTTGCCCTGCAGGTAGCAGATGCGCTTGATGATTTCGGACAGGCCCTGGACAAACATCAGGCCGAAACCGAGCGGCAGCAGCAGCATGGCCGGCCAGCGGATCAGGCCACCGGCATTGGGCGACATCTCGCCCGACTGGTACATGCTCACAAACAGCGGCCAGCTCAGGTAGGACAACAGGCCCATGACGGGAAGCAGAAAGAAGATCAGGCCGAACAGGTCGACATAGACAGGCCCGTAACCCTTGAGCTTGCCGTAAATGATGTCAACCCGCACATGCTCATTGAGCTTGAGCACCACCGGCGCACCCAGCATGACCATGGTCGCGAACAGATACCACTGGATTTCGAGCCAGGCATTGGAGCTGATGTCCAGGCCATAACGCACGAAGGCGTTGCCTGCTGAAATCAGCGCGGCCAGTAGTACCGTCCAGGCGGCGATTTTGCCGAACCGGGTGGAAATCCAGTCATAGGCAAGGGCGAGTTTGAGTAATGCGGACACAGATTGTCTCCGGAAAGATTTTGTAAAAATGCCCATGCGCGGGCCGTCAAGGCCTGAATGGTACGCTGTCTGCGTCCCCCGGCACTGAACAAAGACTGACAAAAAAATTTCGGGTTTACCCTAGTTTTTTTGCGCTATCCGGCCCTTCATTCGGGCCTTTTTATTCCGGCGCAGCAGACCGGGCGTTAGTGTCAGTAGACGCTGAGGCCATGTCCTGTGGTGACCTCGCCAATCACGGCGGCCTCGCCAAAACCCTGGGCCTGAAAAATCGCCATGACCTCGGCTGCAGCATCCGGGCTGCAGGACACCAGCAGGCCGCCGGAGGTCTGTGGATCACTGAGCAGCGCCCGGTCCACTTCGGCAAATGAGGAGGGCAAGGTGATCTCCTTGCCATAACTGGCCCAGTTGCGCCCCGACGCGCCGGTGATGCAGCCCTGCGCCGCCAGTTCGCGCGCACCGGTGATCAGCGGGATGCGTGACCACTCCAGCCTGACCTGCAGGCCGGCGCCGCGCGCCAGTTCCAGCCCGTGGCCGGCCAGGCCGAAGCCCGTGATGTCGGTCAGCGCATGCACGCCTTCGAGTTGGGCCAGGGCAATGCCCGGCTTGTTGAGCTGGGTGGTCAGGGCGATCATGCGGGCATAGCCCTCTGCGGGCAGGACTTCCTTCTTGAGCGCGGCCGACAGGATGCCGATGCCCAGGGGTTTGCCCAGCACCAGCACATCGCCGGCGCGGGCGCCCGAGTTTTTCTTGACGCGTGAAGGATGAACCAGGCCCATCACGACGAGGCCGTAGATCGGTTCCACCGAATCAATGGTGTGGCCGCCCGCAATCGGAATGCCGGCATCGCGGCAGACATCCTGCCCGCCGCGCAGGATGGCGCCAATGGTTTCCAGCGGCAGCACGTTGATGGGCATGCCCACCAGTCCCAGCGCCATGATGGGCGTGCCACCCATGGCATACACGTCGCTGATCGCGTTGGTGGCGGCGATGCGGCCGAAGTCGTAGGGGTCGTCCACGATGGGCATGAAAAAATCGGTGGTCGCAATCAGCGCCTGTTCGTCATTGAGCTGGTAAACGGCGGCGTCGTCAGCGGTTTCAATGCCGACCAGCAACTGCGGTGGGATCGGCAGATTGCTGGAATTTTTGAGAATCTCGCTCAGCACGCCCGGGGCAATCTTGCAGCCACAGCCGCCGCCGTGCGACAGGCTGGTTAATCGGGGCGCGGCGGGCGGTGTCACAGTCGAAATGGAGTCGGGCGCATTCATGATGAGTCTTTCAGGCAGGCTGGCTGGCGGGTCGGGGTATGCGGGGGCTACCCCAGGGCAGAAGTCACCAAGTTTATGACAAGGCGTTTTTCTTCCCGGGGGTCAAACAGATACGCGCGCTGGCCGCATTGCTTTTGCAGCAGCGCCAGGAAATCCGGCTCCAGCGCACAGCGCCGCACCAGCACGGCAAGCTGCGCGGCGTCCCCCAGCGTAAAGTAGCCCGCATAGTCCGGCCCCAGCATGCCTACATTGCCGCTGATGCGCGATGCCAGCACCGGCGTGCCCGACTGGACGGCTTCCAGGATGACGTGGGCGCCGCCTTCCATCCGGGAGCAGTTCACCAGCACATGCGCCCGCTTGATGTGCTGACGCGTTTGCGCGCGCGGCAGGCCACCCAGCCAGCGGTAGCGTAGCGTGCGCTGCGCGGTCGCACGTGCCGCCTCATCAAAATGGGGATCCAGCGCCAGGCCGATCTGGTCAAAATGGATGCCCGGCGGGAAGTCCTGGCAGGCGGCCTCCATGAAGGTCAGCGGATCTTTTTCGTCGCGCAAATGACCGACCATCACAGCACGAAAGCTGCGGCTGGATTTGACGGCGGGCCGTAGCGCCGGGGCTGACTGGTACACCACCTGCGCCTTGCCGCGCCACTCAGCGGGCAGCGCGGCCAGCCCGGCTTCCTGCAACACCACCAGGCGGGAGGCCAGGGCCAGCGACTGCTGGGCATCGGCATCGGTATGGATGTCGCGGTAGAGGTCGGTGCCGGTCAGTACCACGATGAGCGGCTTGTCAGGGTGCGCCCTGGCCCAGGCGTGAATGGATGGCGCCGAGCGGCGGGCGTGCAGCGCCAGCATGGCCTGCGGCGCGCGCCGGGGTGCCGGCTCTTGCGGCGGGGCAGGCCACCGCGAGGTCAGTGCGATGTCACAATGACCAGATAGAAATTGGGCCCAGCGGTGCGCGGTATGCCAGTTGCCGTTGTTGGCATCGGCCGTCGCCGGGCTTACGAGGACTATTGTTTTGGCTTCAGATTCCATACCCAACCCGTCATCCGGTTCGCCGGAAATTCACCCGCCATGGCCACCTCAGACCTGATCGATTCTTCCCAGATGCGCAGTGCCGGGCGGGAACTCCTGTCGCTGGCGCTGATGGATGCGCGCAATCATACGCTGCACCTCTTTGCCCAATACCAGAAGGCCCTGGAGGGCGTCAACTTCGTCGTGCCGCAGCTCGCCACGATCAATCCGCCCCTGTGGGAGTTGGGCCATGTGGGCTGGTTTCAGGAGTGGTGGATCGGCCGCAACATGCAGCGTGCGCTGGGCACGCGCTGTGAGCCCGCCCACCCCCGGCTGGCGTCCATCGAGCCGAACGCGGACCGCTGGTGGGACTCCACCCATGTGCCGGACGACACACGCTGGACGCTGGATGTGCCTGACATGGGCGGCTGCCGTGCCTATTTGCTGGACACGCTGGAAAGCACGCTGGATCTGCTCGACAAGGCTGCAGAGGAAGACCAGGCCCTGTACTTCTACCGGCTGTGTCTTTTCCATGAGGACATGCACGGCGAAGCTTTCGCCTACACCGCCCAGACGCTGGGCCTGCCGCTGGAGAAGCCCTTGCAGGAGGCATTGACCCCGGCACCGATGATGGTGCGCGAACCGTTGCTGATTCCGGCGACCGTCTGGCAAATGGGCAGCGCCGCCGGTGCCGAGGGCAATGGCTTTGCCTTTGACAACGAGAAGGCCGTCCACCCCATCAGCGTGCCCGAGTTTGAAATTGACGCGCAACCCGTCACCTGGGCGCAGTTTGTCGAGTTTGTGGACGATGGCGGCTATGACCGCGAGGAACTCTGGCAGGCCGACGGCTGGCAGTGGCTGCAACGCCAGGCGGCGGGTGAGGGCCGCCGCGGCCCGCGCTACGTGGACCAGATCGGCGTGGCCAGCGGCGCCGTCATGCAGACCCGCTTTGGCCACCCCATGCGTATGCTCGGCAACCAGCCGGCCATGCACATGACGTGGTGGGAGGCCGACGCCTGGTGCCGCTGGGCCGGGCGCCGCCTGCCGGCCGAAGTCGAGTGGGAAGTTGCCGCCCACTCGGCGGCGCGGCGCGGCTTTCGCTGGGGTGATGTGTGGGAGTGGATGGGCACGACCTTTCGCCCCTACCCGGGTTTTGTGCCCGATCCTTACCGTGAATATTCGGAGCCCTGGTTTGGCAGCCACAAGGTGCTGCGTGGTGCCTCCGTGGCCACCCGTGCGCGCATGAAAAGCCCGAAATACCGGAACTTCTACCCGCCCGAGCGCGATGACATCTTTTGTGGATTCCGATCCTGCTCGCTATAAAAACAATAGCCCTTGCCCAATAATTGATTGGGTCAGGGCTCTTTTTTATTGTTTTTTTCCTTGCGGTAGTTCCACCACGGCAAGGTGGCGCGCAGGGACAGCACCTTGCCGCTCTGGGCGTCCTTGCCGCTGTAGCCTGGCAGCTTTTCCAGGCTAGTCTGCCACTCGGGGCTTTGCAGCTCCTTCAGCAAGGCCTGCACCTGCGGCTCGGGCAGCGCCGACTTCAGGCACACCAGGTGGTAGCGCTCCTGGGTCAGGGGTACAAAGCCCAGCCCCTGCTCGCGTGCCGCCGCTTCAATGCCCAGCCCCGCATCTGCGGCACCGCTGGCCACCGCCTGTGCCACGGCCGCATGCGAGGGTTCCTGGCTCGGGTAGCCGTGGATATCCGTCGGACCCATGCCGGCCTGCGCCAGCAATTCGTCCAGCAGCACCCGCGTGCCGGTGCCCTCGGCGCGGTTGACATAGCGCAGGCCAGCCCGTTTCAAATCCGCCAGGCCCGTGATGCCCATAGGGTTGTTTCTGGCCACGATCAGGCCTTGTGTGCGGTGGGCAAAGCCGATCAGTTTGTGCAGGCCGGGCTTGAGCAGGCCGCGATAGGCGTGCGCCGCCACGGACTTGCTGCCAGGTTGGTCCAGGGCGTGAAAGCCGGCCATCATGCAGCGCCCGGCGTTCAGTGCGGCAATCGCATCCACACTGCCCATGAAGCGGATGTCCAGGTGCAGGCCGCGGGGAGCCGCCTGCTCGCGCAGGGCCGACAGCGCCGCGTCGTGGCTGGCATAGAGCGTCAGCACGTGGGCATTGTCGTCAAAGGCAGTTGAGAAGGCGCGTTCAATGTCGCCCCGCAGGGCTTCAATCTGCGGTGCGAGACGGGCCTGGGCCTGGCGCTCAGCCCACAGCAGTTTTTCGCCAAACTCCGTCAGCCTTGCATGCTGGCCTTTGTCCCAGACGATGAGCGTGCGGCCCAGCTTCTGCTCCCAGTTCTTCAGCGCGCCCCAGACATGGCGGTAAGACAGGTCCAGCGCCCTGGAGGCGCCGGAAATGGAACCTTCTTCCTGCACCGCATGGAGCATGTCCATCAGCGGGTTGCGGATCAGGGCATTTTTGCTCCGCTCGGTGGACAGCAGGTAGGAGAGTTCGACTTTGTGCATGGCGGGCGGTTTGCTGTGCTGATTATGCGGGCAAGGTCCCGAAGAAATCGGCGGGCCGGGCCACGCCTTCAGTGGTGCATGCGCATGGCGTCCTATGCAAACCCATTCATAACTGGTGAATCCCGATGCGGCTTCAGGCCTTCGCTCCTACGATAGAGTCTCCGCAGAACATTTGGCATGAACACCTTTTCCAGCAGCGCCTCCACGGCTTTTGCGCTCATCACCTCCCTCGATCCCACACTGGCCGGCATTGTCCTGCGGTCGCTGGCCGTAAGCGCCTGTGCCTGTGTCATCGCCTGCAGCAGCGGCCTGCTGCTCGGTGCGTGGCTCGGCGTGTCGCGCTTCAGGGGCCGTGCCGCGGTGCTGGCTGTGCTCAATACCGCCCTGGCCTTGCCGTCCGTGGTGGTCGGGCTGGTCGTCTACCTGCTGCTGTCGCGCACCGGGCCGCTGGGCTTTCTGGGCTGGCTGTTTTCCTTCAAGGCCATGGTGCTGGCGCAGGCCGTGCTGGTACTGCCGGTCGTCACGGCGCTGGTGCGCCAGACCATTGAAGACGCCGACCGCAGCCATGGCGAGCAATTTCAGTCGCTCGGTGCGCGCCGCTTCATGCGCAGCCTGATCCTGCTGTGGGATGAGCGCTACGCCTTGCTGACGGTGCTGATTGCCGCCTTTGGCCGCGCCATTTCAGAGGTGGGGGCGGTGATGGTGGTGGGCGGCAACATTGACGGCTTCACCCGCGTGATGACCACCTCGATAGCGCTGGAAACCAGCAAGGGCGACCTGCCACTGGCGCTGGCGCTGGGCATTTTGCTGCTGGCGGTGGTGCTGCTGCTCAACATTCTGATTGCGCTGGTGCGGCGTTGGCGTGAGCAGCTCGATGACCACCTGCCTGATGTGGCACCGGTCCCGGCCTCTGTCCTGGCAGCACAGAGCGCGCAAGGTGCGCAGCCATGAAGCCGCTGTTCAATTTGCATGCGGTCGGTGTGCAGTTCGGAAAGGTCCGTGCGCTCACCGCCTGCACCCTGCGCGTCGAGGCGGGGGAGCGGCTGGCGCTGGTGGGCTCCAACGGCAGCGGCAAAAGCACGCTGCTGCGCACGCTGCACGGCCTTGTGCGGCCCCAGTCGGGCGGGTTTTGGCACGATGCGCAGGCGCGCCAGGCCATGCTGTTTCAGCGCCCCTACATGCTGCGCGCCAGCGTCCTGAACAACGTGGCCCTGGGCCTGTGGCTGAATGGTCTGCCCTGGAAGCTGGCCCGCGATCAGGCACTGCAGGCACTCGGGCGGGTAGGGCTGGCAGACCTGGCCGGCCGCAATGCCAAGGCCCTGTCTGGCGGGCAGCAGCAGCGCGTGGCCCTGGCACGGGCCTGGGCCTTGAAGCCGCAGGTTCTGCTGCTGGATGAGCCCACGGCCAGCCTGGACCCGACGGCCAAGCGCGAGGTGGAGCACCTGATGGCCGAATTCGCAGATGCCGGGATGACGCTGATTTTCAGCAGCCACAACCTGGGCCAGGTCAAGCGCCTGGCCAGCCGCGTGATTTACCTGGAGCACGGGCGCCTGGTGGCGGATCTGCCGACGCCTGATTTTTTCAAGGGCCCCCTTCCTGCGGCGGCTGAGCATTTTTTAAAGGGAGAACTTGCATGAGTGGTTTGAGCATGGCGACGCGGGCTGTCAGGTCCACCAGAATGTTGAAGGCTGTGGTCGGCCTTGTCTGGGTTCTGGCGGCTGGCGCTTCAATGGGGCAGACGCCCTCCATCGTGATGGCGTCCACCACTTCCACCGAGCAGTCAGGACTGTTCGTCCACCTGATGCCCGCGTTCAAAAAGGCCACGGGCATGGATGTCAAGGTGGTGGCGGTCGGTACCGGCCAGGCCATCGACATGGGCCGCCGCGGTGATGCCGATGTGCTGTTTGTGCATGACCAGGTGGCCGAAGAAAAAGTGGTGGCCGAAGGCTTTGCCATCCAGCGCTTCGCGGTGATGTACAACGACTTCGTCCTGGTCGGTCCGGCGTCCGACCCGGCTGGCGTCAAGGGCAGGGACATTGCCCTGGCCCTGAAAAAAATCCAGGCAGCCAACGCCAACTTCGTCTCGCGCGGCGACAAGAGCGGCACCCATGCGGCCGAACTGCGCTACTGGAAGACCGCTGGTATCGAGACCCCGTCCGGAGCACCGGGCTTCGCCAACTACAAGGCCTGTGGCTGTGGCATGGGGCCAGCCCTCAATATTGCGGCCAATACCCCGGGTGGCGGCGCCTATGTGCTGGCCGATCGCGGCACCTGGCTGTCCTTCAAGAACCGGGCCGACCTTGCCGTGCTGGTCGAGGGCGACACACGCCTTTTCAACCAGTATGGCGTGATGGTGGTCAACCCGGCCAAACACCCGCACACCAAGGTGGCGCAAGCGCAGAAGTTTGTGGACTGGATTGTTTCGCCTGCGGGGCAAGCGGTCATTGCCAGCTACAAAATCAATGGCGAGCAGCTGTTTTTTCCCAACGCCGGGAAATAACGCCGAGGGGCGGACTGCCAGTCCCTGAAGGCCGTTTCCGTAGGCGGCGAGTGGGTGGCTCGTGCCCTGCGGGGGCTCTCTCCTGATTTGATGAACGAGCCCGGTTGTATCTTTCGGGCGAATCAGCCCCTACTTATAATCTGACCGTGTCCTGCCGTCCCTCCGCCCGCCCGCTGCTGTCTGTGTGGGTACGCCTTGCCGCTTTTTTAAGCTTCGTGGCCGTACTGTCGGCGCTGCTGGCACCGGTGTCCATGCTGGCCGAAGAAGTGCGCGTCGGCAAGCTGGGTGGCATTTGCACGGTTGCCACGGCATCAACTGCTGGCCAGCCGGCTTCCGGCGGTGATGGCGAGCACCAGGCGGGTTCGGGTTCGCATTGCGACTGGTGCGGCAGCTCTGGTGTCATGGCTGCGCAATGGCCCGTCCCGGCGCATTTCCCCTCGCTCGATCACAGCGTTTCTGCTGTTGCCTTTGCCGCGGTCTTTCCGGCTTCCGCCTTGGGGCTGCCGTTTAGTCGCGGCCCGCCTCCCGTCATCTGAACCCAAGCTTTTTCTTGTTGAATTTGAAGATGCCGCTCGCCTGAACGGCATCGTGTGTTCTTTTGGCGGAGTGATTCATGAAACATTGCTGTATTAATTTCGCGGCTGCCTGCGCCTTGCTGGCGGGTGGTGGCACCGCTTTTGCCCACGTGAGCCTGCAGGACCGGACGACGACGGTGCTCAGCACCTACAAAGCTGTCGTTCGCGTGCCGCACGGCTGTGAGGGTTCGGCCACCAAGCTGATCAGGGTCGCCCTGCCGGCCGGTTTTCAGGGCGTCAAACCCATGCCCAAGCCGGGCTGGAACCTGTCCACCACCCAGGGCAAACTGGCCGCGCCTTATGACGATGGCCATGGCGGCATGGTCACCGAAGGCGTGACCGAAGTGACGTGGGCCGCAGCCTCCAAAGACAGCATGCTGCCCGATGCCCACTACGACGAGTTCGTCTTCAGGAGCCGGGTGCCCAAGGAGGCCGGGCCGGTGTGGTTCAGGATTTTTCAGGGCTGTGAAAAAGGCAGCACCCACTGGGCGGAACTACCCGCCAGCGGCACATCTGACCGGGGGCTGAAACACCCGGCGGCCCTGCTTGAAATCCTGCCCGCCAAATGAGCGCCTTTGATCTTTTGTCTCCAGTCCTGAAAGGTCATACCATGAAGCCCATCCATTCTTTTCGCTGGCACCGTGTCGGCTTTCGTCCCCTGATGCTGATCGGTGCCCTGCTGATGTCCGTTTCGAGCCAGGCCTGTGACTCCGACGAGA
Coding sequences:
- a CDS encoding ABC transporter permease: MNTFSSSASTAFALITSLDPTLAGIVLRSLAVSACACVIACSSGLLLGAWLGVSRFRGRAAVLAVLNTALALPSVVVGLVVYLLLSRTGPLGFLGWLFSFKAMVLAQAVLVLPVVTALVRQTIEDADRSHGEQFQSLGARRFMRSLILLWDERYALLTVLIAAFGRAISEVGAVMVVGGNIDGFTRVMTTSIALETSKGDLPLALALGILLLAVVLLLNILIALVRRWREQLDDHLPDVAPVPASVLAAQSAQGAQP
- a CDS encoding ABC transporter ATP-binding protein, which encodes MKPLFNLHAVGVQFGKVRALTACTLRVEAGERLALVGSNGSGKSTLLRTLHGLVRPQSGGFWHDAQARQAMLFQRPYMLRASVLNNVALGLWLNGLPWKLARDQALQALGRVGLADLAGRNAKALSGGQQQRVALARAWALKPQVLLLDEPTASLDPTAKREVEHLMAEFADAGMTLIFSSHNLGQVKRLASRVIYLEHGRLVADLPTPDFFKGPLPAAAEHFLKGELA
- a CDS encoding substrate-binding domain-containing protein, with product MHKVELSYLLSTERSKNALIRNPLMDMLHAVQEEGSISGASRALDLSYRHVWGALKNWEQKLGRTLIVWDKGQHARLTEFGEKLLWAERQAQARLAPQIEALRGDIERAFSTAFDDNAHVLTLYASHDAALSALREQAAPRGLHLDIRFMGSVDAIAALNAGRCMMAGFHALDQPGSKSVAAHAYRGLLKPGLHKLIGFAHRTQGLIVARNNPMGITGLADLKRAGLRYVNRAEGTGTRVLLDELLAQAGMGPTDIHGYPSQEPSHAAVAQAVASGAADAGLGIEAAAREQGLGFVPLTQERYHLVCLKSALPEPQVQALLKELQSPEWQTSLEKLPGYSGKDAQSGKVLSLRATLPWWNYRKEKNNKKEP
- the senA gene encoding selenoneine synthase SenA — protein: MATSDLIDSSQMRSAGRELLSLALMDARNHTLHLFAQYQKALEGVNFVVPQLATINPPLWELGHVGWFQEWWIGRNMQRALGTRCEPAHPRLASIEPNADRWWDSTHVPDDTRWTLDVPDMGGCRAYLLDTLESTLDLLDKAAEEDQALYFYRLCLFHEDMHGEAFAYTAQTLGLPLEKPLQEALTPAPMMVREPLLIPATVWQMGSAAGAEGNGFAFDNEKAVHPISVPEFEIDAQPVTWAQFVEFVDDGGYDREELWQADGWQWLQRQAAGEGRRGPRYVDQIGVASGAVMQTRFGHPMRMLGNQPAMHMTWWEADAWCRWAGRRLPAEVEWEVAAHSAARRGFRWGDVWEWMGTTFRPYPGFVPDPYREYSEPWFGSHKVLRGASVATRARMKSPKYRNFYPPERDDIFCGFRSCSL
- the senB gene encoding selenoneine biosynthesis selenosugar synthase SenB — its product is MESEAKTIVLVSPATADANNGNWHTAHRWAQFLSGHCDIALTSRWPAPPQEPAPRRAPQAMLALHARRSAPSIHAWARAHPDKPLIVVLTGTDLYRDIHTDADAQQSLALASRLVVLQEAGLAALPAEWRGKAQVVYQSAPALRPAVKSSRSFRAVMVGHLRDEKDPLTFMEAACQDFPPGIHFDQIGLALDPHFDEAARATAQRTLRYRWLGGLPRAQTRQHIKRAHVLVNCSRMEGGAHVILEAVQSGTPVLASRISGNVGMLGPDYAGYFTLGDAAQLAVLVRRCALEPDFLALLQKQCGQRAYLFDPREEKRLVINLVTSALG
- a CDS encoding extracellular solute-binding protein, with amino-acid sequence MLKAVVGLVWVLAAGASMGQTPSIVMASTTSTEQSGLFVHLMPAFKKATGMDVKVVAVGTGQAIDMGRRGDADVLFVHDQVAEEKVVAEGFAIQRFAVMYNDFVLVGPASDPAGVKGRDIALALKKIQAANANFVSRGDKSGTHAAELRYWKTAGIETPSGAPGFANYKACGCGMGPALNIAANTPGGGAYVLADRGTWLSFKNRADLAVLVEGDTRLFNQYGVMVVNPAKHPHTKVAQAQKFVDWIVSPAGQAVIASYKINGEQLFFPNAGK